Proteins from a genomic interval of Acidobacteriota bacterium:
- a CDS encoding transposase, which translates to MLSRSRLCRRLHELAGWLEEVFHQLGWVLKQANSRMEYLMDSFPVAICDNIRIKRCRLVRDEAFRSYNASKRRYFYGVWVQVLTTVDGIPVEVAFLPGGPHDVHGLDLLPLDLPPGSEVWRDSAYTDYTVEDILAEHEQVRLDPILSESRAGVPPFLISVCRLGQEFTPRRGTFSMLPAPLANDFPVKIKVTGFYSRFGILIVSRHTRDDAFTSTPGGMEFHHHEDDVIPFWNGTLALENSQVIQSNRLNELLTTDY; encoded by the coding sequence ATGCTGAGCCGATCTCGGCTGTGTCGAAGGCTGCACGAGTTGGCGGGATGGCTGGAGGAAGTATTTCATCAACTGGGGTGGGTATTGAAACAAGCCAATTCGAGGATGGAATATCTGATGGACTCATTTCCGGTGGCAATCTGCGACAATATCCGAATCAAACGGTGTCGACTGGTGAGGGACGAAGCCTTTCGAAGCTACAATGCGTCGAAGCGGCGATATTTTTATGGGGTGTGGGTGCAGGTGTTGACGACGGTTGATGGGATTCCAGTCGAAGTCGCGTTTCTGCCTGGTGGACCGCATGATGTCCATGGGCTGGATTTGCTGCCCCTGGATTTGCCACCTGGGAGCGAGGTCTGGCGTGACAGTGCCTATACCGACTATACGGTTGAGGATATCCTGGCCGAACACGAACAAGTCAGGCTGGATCCGATCCTCTCGGAGAGCCGCGCCGGGGTCCCTCCGTTCCTCATCTCCGTTTGCCGATTGGGGCAGGAGTTCACTCCCCGCCGAGGTACTTTCTCAATGCTTCCAGCGCCTCTTGCAAACGACTTCCCTGTCAAGATCAAAGTGACCGGCTTTTACTCCCGCTTTGGCATTTTGATAGTCAGTCGCCACACCAGGGACGATGCTTTCACTTCAACACCAGGAGGGATGGAATTTCACCACCACGAAGATGACGTTATACCATTTTGGAATGGAACCCTCGCATTAGAAAATAGTCAAGTAATTCAATCAAATAGACTTAATGAACTACTGACTACTGACTACTGA